The genomic segment AAATATCGCGGCCCAGCAATTCACGCACACGCATGATGAAGACGATGATGGCGCAGACGCCGAGCGTGAACAGCAGCGTTTGCATTTCGGCATGCACCGCGCGCCGCCAACTGACCGGGAAGATGCCTGTGGCCCACAAAATGGTGCCACCCAGACCGAAGCCGCAAAACACCAGCACGGCGTAAACGATCAGGCCGATCAATATGTAAGCCGGTGTCGGCAGCATGCTGATGCGGCGAGCAAGACCGGGCATGATATAGCCGCGCTCAAATGCAAGGATAGGCGCGCACGCGAACAGAGCATAGGTCGCACCAATCAGCGCTCCGCCGCCATATTCCAGGAAGGCATAGGCCACACCGCTTCCGGCAATCGCCAGAAACAGCACGACATAGTCCAGCATGGCGAGAAATTTCCTCATATACGCTCTTTGCTTGCAGCGCAGGTGGAGACCATGCCGCTATCCTCGGGGACCGGAATGTGATTCCTCCGCGCTTGCGACTTTATTGTGGAAACCACCGGTCAAAAAGCGATGTTTCGGCAAAGCCTGGCGGATGGGTGCTGCCTGTGACCGACTTGCATCGGTCACGAAGACCACATCCATTGGCGCAGTGTCGATTGATGTGGTGTCGCTTAGCTTGCCTCGGTTTCCTGAGGCAGTTCAAGCGCTTCCACTTTCTTGCCTGCGAAACGCAGTGCGACTTCGCCCCGGATCAGTTTCAAAGCTGGCTCACCAAAAAGATCGCGACGCCAGCCCGAAAGAGCAGCGACTTCAGCCTTTTCGCCCTCGGAAGCGATCTTGTCGAGATCTTCACTGTTGGCGATGACCTTGGCGGCAACGCCGTGCTTGTCTGCCGTCAACTTCAGCAGAACCTTGAGAAGCTCCACCGCAGCACCGGAACCTTCGGGCGAATGGCTCTGACGTGGAGCGTGCGGCATATCACCCTTCGGCAAGGCGAGGGCCGCATTGACGGTCTCGATGATGGCAGTGCCGGACGAGGAACGTTCCCAGCCCTTGGGGATGGTGCGAAGACGCGAGAGCGCATCCGCATCCTTCGGCTGCTGCTGGGCAATCTCGAAAATGGCATCGTCTTTCAAAACACGCGAACGCGGCACATTGCGCGCGCGCGCCTCGCGTTCACGCCATGCTGCGACGAATTTCAGGATGGCAAGTTCGGTTGGTTTGCGAAGGCGCGATTTCAGCCGCAGCCATGCATCATCGGGATGCATGTCGTAGGTATCGACCGATTCCAGAATATCCATCTCTTCCTTCAGCCAGGAGGAGCGGCCATCACGTTCTAGCTGTGCCTTCAGAGCCAGATAGACATCGCGCAGATGCGTGACATCCGCCAGTGCGTAGTCCAGCTGCTTTTCGGTCAGCGGACGGCGGCTCCAGTCGGTGAAGCGCGAGGACTTGTCGATCTGAACGTTTTTGATTCTCTGGACAAGCTGATCGTATGAAATCGAGTCGCCGAAGCCACAGACCATGGCCGCAACCTGCGTATCGAAAATCGGGTGCGGAATGAGGCCGCCCAGATGGTGGACGATTTCGATATCCTGACGCGCGGCATGAAACACCTTGATGACACTGGTATCGGCCATAAGTTCGAACAGAGGCGTCAGATCGATGTCTTTTGCCAAGGGATCGACCAGCACTTCAAGCGTCGGGCTTGCCATCTGCACGAGGCAGAGCTGCGGCCAGAACGTGGTCTCGCGCAAGAATTCCGTGTCGATGGTGATGAAATCGGATTTCGCCAGTTCCTTACAGGCTTCGGCGAGTGCTGCGGTTGTGTCGATCATTGTTTTTTGCCAGTCAATGGAAAGTACGGAACTTACTTTCCCTTTGAAGCGCCCATGTCAATACAAAGGCGGCTGTTCTTGTCCGTCTGTCCCGTCTTTCTGGACCAAATCTGGCGGTTGCTTGGGGTTTTGAGGCCGTTCGTTGCACATATCATCTCGAAAGCACGTCAACGGCGGCGCGCAGTCGAGAGAAGAGATGGGTTGGGAAATGGCACAAAATCGCGCTTTGCCTTGACAAATCGGGCAGGCCATGCGCTTTTCCGCCCGATTTAGAATACGCGATACACGTGCGTGATCGCCGCTATGTTTCAGGATAACAAAATGCATCGTTACCGCAGCCACACCTGTGCCGCTCTTCGCAAATCGCATGTCGGCGAAACCGTTCGCCTGTCCGGCTGGGTTCACCGTGTGCGAGATCATGGCGGCGTTCTCTTCATCGACCTTCGCGACCACTACGGCATCACGCAGGTGGTGGCAGACCCGGACAGCCCGGCATTCAAGACCGCTGAAGTCGTTCGCGGCGAATGGGTCATCCGCATCGATGGTCTGGTCAAGGCCCGTTCGGAAGACACGGTCAACAAGACCATGGCGACCGGCGAAATCGAGCTGTACGCGCAGGAAATCGAAGTGCTGGCCGCTTCGAAGGAGCTGCCGCTGCCGGTCTTCGGTGAGCCTGATTATCCGGAAGACGTGCGCCTGAAGTACCGCTTCCTCGACCTGCGCCGCGATACGCTGCACAAGAACATCGTCAAGCGCACGCAGATCATTTCCGATATGCGCCGCCGCATGGGCGATATCGGCTTTGCCGAATATTCCACGCCGATCCTCACGGCATCCTCGCCGGAAGGCGCGCGCGACTTCCTTGTGCCGAGCCGTATCCACGAAGGCAAGTTCTTCGCTCTGCCGCAGGCACCGCAGCAGTACAAGCAGCTTCTGATGGTGGCCGGTTTCGACCGCTACTTCCAGATCGCACCATGCTTCCGCGATGAAGACCCGCGTGCCGACCGTCTGCCGGGCGAATTCTACCAGCTCGACCTCGAGATGAGCTTCGTCACGCAGGAAGATGTCTGGGAAACCATGGAGCCCGTCATTCGCGGCGTGTTCGAGCAGTTTGCCGAAGGCAAGCCAGTCACGCAGAACTTCCGTCGCATCGCCTATGACGATTCGATCCGCACTTACGGTTCCGACAAGCCGGACCTGCGTAACCCGATTGAAATGCAGGCCGTGACCGACCATTTTGCCGGTTCCGGCTTTAAGGTCTTCGCGAACATGATCGCATCCAACCCGAAGGTTGAAGTCTGGGCCATTCCGGCCAAGACCGGTGGCAGCAGAGCGTTCTGCGACCGCATGAACGCTTGGGCGCAAGGACAGGGTCAGCCAGGCCTCGGCTACATCTTCTGGAAGGAAGAGGACGGTAAGGTCGTCGGTTCCGGCCCGCTTGCCAAGAACATCGGCGAAGAACGCACGGAAGCGCTCCGCGTTCAGCTTGGTCTGGAAGCGGGCGATGCCTCCTTCTTCGTGGCGGGTGACCCTGCCAAGTTCTACAAGTTCGCAGGCGAAGCCCGCACACGTGCCGGCGAGGAGTTGAACCTCGTTGACCGCGACCGTTTCGAGCTGTGCTGGATCGTTGACTTCCCGTTCTTCGAATATAACGAAGAAGAAAAGAAGATCGACTTCGCGCACAACCCGTTTTCCATGCCGCAGGGCGGAATGGATGCGCTGGACAATCAGGACCCGTTGACGATCAAGGCCTACCAGTACGACATGGTCTGCAACGGCTACGAAATCGCTTCCGGCTCCATTCGTAACCAGTCGCCTGAACTGATGGTCAAGGCGTTCGAGAAGGTCGGTCTCAGCCAGCAGGACGTGGAAGACCGCTTCGGCGGCCTATACCGCGCCTTCCAGTACGGCGCACCTCCGCATGGTGGCATGGCGGCTGGTGTGGACCGCGTGGT from the Agrobacterium vaccinii genome contains:
- the rnd gene encoding ribonuclease D — encoded protein: MIDTTAALAEACKELAKSDFITIDTEFLRETTFWPQLCLVQMASPTLEVLVDPLAKDIDLTPLFELMADTSVIKVFHAARQDIEIVHHLGGLIPHPIFDTQVAAMVCGFGDSISYDQLVQRIKNVQIDKSSRFTDWSRRPLTEKQLDYALADVTHLRDVYLALKAQLERDGRSSWLKEEMDILESVDTYDMHPDDAWLRLKSRLRKPTELAILKFVAAWREREARARNVPRSRVLKDDAIFEIAQQQPKDADALSRLRTIPKGWERSSSGTAIIETVNAALALPKGDMPHAPRQSHSPEGSGAAVELLKVLLKLTADKHGVAAKVIANSEDLDKIASEGEKAEVAALSGWRRDLFGEPALKLIRGEVALRFAGKKVEALELPQETEAS
- the aspS gene encoding aspartate--tRNA ligase, with amino-acid sequence MHRYRSHTCAALRKSHVGETVRLSGWVHRVRDHGGVLFIDLRDHYGITQVVADPDSPAFKTAEVVRGEWVIRIDGLVKARSEDTVNKTMATGEIELYAQEIEVLAASKELPLPVFGEPDYPEDVRLKYRFLDLRRDTLHKNIVKRTQIISDMRRRMGDIGFAEYSTPILTASSPEGARDFLVPSRIHEGKFFALPQAPQQYKQLLMVAGFDRYFQIAPCFRDEDPRADRLPGEFYQLDLEMSFVTQEDVWETMEPVIRGVFEQFAEGKPVTQNFRRIAYDDSIRTYGSDKPDLRNPIEMQAVTDHFAGSGFKVFANMIASNPKVEVWAIPAKTGGSRAFCDRMNAWAQGQGQPGLGYIFWKEEDGKVVGSGPLAKNIGEERTEALRVQLGLEAGDASFFVAGDPAKFYKFAGEARTRAGEELNLVDRDRFELCWIVDFPFFEYNEEEKKIDFAHNPFSMPQGGMDALDNQDPLTIKAYQYDMVCNGYEIASGSIRNQSPELMVKAFEKVGLSQQDVEDRFGGLYRAFQYGAPPHGGMAAGVDRVVMLLTGTKNLREITLFPMNQQAQDLLMNAPAPASPTQLRELALRVVPTPKKD